A stretch of Desulfotalea psychrophila LSv54 DNA encodes these proteins:
- a CDS encoding proton-conducting transporter transmembrane domain-containing protein → MMNIFLLSLTVLFVGGIFSLLSYRHFNVMKVGYVIITAVGCAIGIYAITIPLHGAVVPSFSRPWLHLFTLSFSLDALSAFFLIPIFVVCPLAALYSYHYMDKIEEKGRIGVSFFFFNLLLISMALVTAADNIISFLLVWELMSLSSFFLVIHDYQEEDTRRAGYIYFVFAQAGAMFIIAALALAYSQTGIHDFAAFATLPAHIKLIVFFLALVGFGSKAGIFPLHMWLPHAHPAAPCHISAIMSGVMIKMGIYGIIRLYVELEDTSLIIGQTVLTLGMISGILGVVYALGKQDIKKVLAYSSVENIGVILIGAGIGMMGMSTGNMVMASFGFAGCLLHVLNHSLFKTLLFLGAGAIVQKTGTRRLDELGGLIKRLPLTGKSFLAGSVSISGLPPFNGFISEFLIYYGAFHGLSLKGSAFLFAMLSILALAIIGGLAASCFTRMMGIIFLGEPRTAKAAKATEAGFTMTLPMIFLAASCLFIGLFPAPFVGIVFSALASIPALTPIDGAEVTLLAENLGLAARLFLAVLIFSTLLRKLLYRNKVVVQAPTWGCAFAQPSVKMQYTGTSYAMSIIAFFRPFIQIKTNYSGIKRIFPRKTTYKTEVDDIAEVCLIERIVTPLLYFLGKFRWIQHGHIQLYIAYIAVTIIVLLLCV, encoded by the coding sequence ATGATGAACATCTTTCTACTTTCACTCACAGTGTTATTTGTCGGTGGGATTTTTTCATTACTGAGCTATCGCCATTTTAATGTAATGAAGGTCGGCTATGTGATAATTACAGCTGTAGGCTGTGCGATTGGTATATATGCAATCACAATCCCCCTGCACGGTGCTGTAGTGCCCAGCTTTTCAAGGCCATGGCTACATCTTTTCACCCTCTCTTTTTCCCTAGATGCTCTTTCCGCATTTTTCCTGATTCCTATCTTTGTCGTATGCCCTTTAGCAGCACTCTACAGCTATCATTATATGGACAAGATTGAAGAGAAGGGACGAATCGGTGTGAGTTTCTTTTTCTTTAATCTTCTCCTCATATCTATGGCCCTGGTGACAGCAGCTGATAATATTATCAGCTTTCTTTTGGTATGGGAGTTGATGTCGCTCTCTTCCTTTTTTCTTGTCATTCACGACTATCAGGAAGAGGATACACGCAGAGCTGGATATATCTACTTTGTCTTTGCCCAGGCAGGTGCAATGTTCATCATTGCAGCACTCGCCTTAGCCTATAGCCAAACAGGAATCCATGATTTTGCAGCATTTGCCACCTTGCCAGCCCATATCAAATTGATTGTTTTCTTCCTCGCCCTGGTAGGATTTGGTTCAAAAGCAGGCATCTTTCCCCTGCATATGTGGTTACCCCATGCTCACCCGGCCGCACCATGTCATATCTCGGCGATTATGTCCGGGGTAATGATTAAGATGGGTATCTACGGGATTATCCGCCTCTATGTTGAGCTTGAAGACACCAGCCTTATAATCGGTCAAACAGTGCTCACCCTGGGTATGATCTCAGGGATTTTAGGTGTGGTTTACGCCCTTGGCAAGCAGGACATCAAGAAGGTACTCGCCTATAGTAGTGTGGAAAATATAGGTGTCATCCTCATTGGTGCCGGTATTGGCATGATGGGTATGAGCACGGGAAATATGGTGATGGCAAGTTTTGGCTTTGCAGGCTGCCTCCTCCATGTGCTCAACCACTCCCTCTTTAAAACCCTACTTTTTCTTGGTGCCGGCGCTATCGTACAAAAGACAGGAACCAGACGCCTCGACGAACTGGGCGGCTTGATAAAACGTCTGCCCCTTACCGGTAAGAGTTTTCTCGCAGGCAGTGTCTCCATCTCTGGTCTGCCTCCCTTTAATGGCTTTATTAGTGAGTTTTTGATTTATTATGGTGCCTTTCATGGCCTGAGCCTTAAGGGTTCAGCCTTTCTTTTCGCCATGCTGTCCATCCTCGCACTCGCCATCATCGGTGGCCTTGCCGCCTCCTGTTTTACCCGAATGATGGGGATAATTTTCCTTGGTGAGCCACGGACTGCCAAGGCGGCAAAGGCTACTGAGGCAGGATTTACCATGACCCTTCCCATGATTTTCCTCGCTGCCTCCTGTCTGTTTATTGGCCTTTTCCCAGCGCCCTTTGTCGGTATTGTCTTTAGCGCCCTTGCAAGCATTCCCGCTTTAACGCCTATAGACGGAGCAGAGGTAACACTACTCGCCGAAAACCTTGGCCTTGCAGCCCGGCTCTTCCTTGCTGTGCTCATTTTCAGCACATTGCTACGTAAACTTTTATACCGCAATAAGGTGGTTGTACAAGCGCCAACCTGGGGCTGTGCTTTTGCCCAACCCAGCGTAAAGATGCAATACACAGGGACCTCTTATGCGATGAGCATCATCGCCTTCTTTAGGCCATTTATTCAAATAAAGACAAACTATTCGGGGATCAAAAGAATATTCCCCAGGAAGACCACCTATAAAACCGAGGTGGACGATATAGCAGAGGTCTGTCTGATTGAGCGAATTGTAACGCCTCTTCTCTACTTTTTAGGCAAATTCCGTTGGATTCAACATGGCCATATTCAACTCTATATTGCCTATATAGCTGTGACAATCATCGTCCTTCTTCTCTGCGTTTAA
- a CDS encoding sulfite exporter TauE/SafE family protein has protein sequence MPIEYYIFIAICWGLGGVITGFAGFGAALIAMPIIAMVVPMHIAVPCGTIVAFFMNIQMIRNYWRHIDWKRLLPMVCATPFGAFTGVSFARSVDGAYLQLGLGILLACFSIWALLFEERKERRPVHRAWGVLAGFSSSAIGSSIGMGGPPTIVFTSLSGWSKDRIKAGISGYFLVAGAVMLSFQIWAGLQNTSALLAACVSIPTIYLGIRLGINLSKKVGERSYRKNLFRMLILFAVIILYKAITQLWFS, from the coding sequence ATGCCGATAGAATATTATATATTTATAGCCATTTGCTGGGGATTGGGTGGTGTTATTACTGGTTTTGCCGGATTTGGTGCCGCCCTTATCGCCATGCCCATTATTGCCATGGTGGTTCCCATGCATATAGCTGTTCCCTGCGGAACCATCGTTGCGTTTTTCATGAATATCCAAATGATCCGTAATTATTGGAGACATATTGACTGGAAACGTCTGCTACCAATGGTATGCGCAACGCCTTTTGGCGCCTTTACTGGTGTCTCTTTTGCCCGTTCAGTGGATGGGGCCTATTTGCAGTTGGGCTTGGGCATTTTGCTGGCCTGTTTTTCCATTTGGGCCCTTCTTTTTGAAGAGAGAAAAGAACGTAGGCCTGTTCATAGAGCCTGGGGAGTTCTCGCCGGTTTTAGTTCTTCTGCCATAGGGAGTTCCATTGGTATGGGAGGGCCCCCCACCATTGTTTTTACCTCTCTTTCTGGTTGGTCAAAGGATAGGATTAAGGCAGGGATTTCCGGGTATTTTCTTGTTGCTGGTGCTGTCATGTTGTCATTTCAGATCTGGGCAGGATTGCAGAACACCTCCGCCCTCTTGGCTGCCTGTGTAAGCATCCCCACCATTTATCTGGGGATTCGCTTAGGTATCAACCTTTCCAAAAAGGTGGGGGAACGTTCCTATCGCAAGAATCTCTTTCGTATGCTCATTCTTTTTGCTGTGATCATTCTCTATAAGGCAATAACTCAGCTGTGGTTCTCCTAA
- the glk gene encoding glucokinase translates to MILAGDIGGTKTNLALYTCSCPAGNGSLIDSSAKTYLNADFASGEELVCGYLAGIDTTIKRAVFAVAGPIRDGQVKITNLPWLISVEQLSVATGIATIHLMNDLEATAYAVPFLSRDELYTLNQGISVERGNIALIAPGTGLGESFLTWEGTRYSAHATEGSHVDFAPTNALQIKLLDYLLRGYEHVSYERICSGIGIPNIYGFLKHSQNIEEPEWLREQLSQEKDHTAVIVNAALDAQRPCPICRMTVEIFLSVLGAEAGNIALKVMAAGGVYVGGGIVPRILSLLGNGLFMETFNSKGRMSELLVDVPVHIILNPKVAVFGAARYGMEIC, encoded by the coding sequence ATGATACTTGCCGGTGATATCGGTGGTACAAAAACAAATCTAGCGCTTTACACCTGTTCATGTCCGGCGGGTAATGGCTCATTGATCGATAGCTCAGCAAAGACCTATTTGAATGCAGATTTCGCCAGCGGCGAAGAGTTGGTGTGTGGCTATCTGGCAGGCATCGACACTACAATTAAAAGGGCGGTATTCGCTGTGGCCGGGCCGATACGGGATGGGCAGGTAAAAATCACCAATCTGCCTTGGCTGATAAGTGTAGAACAGTTAAGCGTTGCGACGGGTATCGCGACAATTCACCTGATGAACGATTTGGAGGCGACCGCGTACGCTGTGCCTTTTCTTTCGCGGGACGAGTTGTACACCCTCAATCAGGGGATATCGGTAGAGAGGGGAAATATTGCTCTTATTGCCCCGGGGACAGGACTGGGGGAGTCCTTCCTGACATGGGAAGGGACGCGTTATAGTGCCCATGCCACAGAGGGGAGTCATGTCGATTTCGCCCCCACCAATGCGCTTCAGATAAAACTGCTGGATTATCTGCTCAGGGGCTATGAGCATGTGAGCTATGAACGGATCTGTTCGGGAATAGGAATTCCCAATATCTATGGCTTTTTGAAACACAGCCAGAACATTGAGGAGCCGGAATGGCTACGCGAGCAACTCTCACAGGAGAAAGACCACACCGCTGTGATAGTCAATGCCGCTCTCGATGCTCAACGGCCATGCCCCATCTGCAGGATGACAGTTGAAATTTTTCTCTCAGTTCTCGGTGCGGAGGCGGGGAATATCGCTCTGAAAGTTATGGCGGCTGGCGGTGTGTATGTGGGAGGAGGTATTGTTCCCCGCATTCTGTCTTTGTTAGGAAACGGCCTCTTCATGGAAACCTTTAACAGTAAGGGGCGAATGTCCGAACTCCTGGTCGACGTTCCGGTACATATAATTCTCAATCCTAAAGTTGCGGTTTTTGGCGCTGCGCGTTACGGGATGGAAATTTGTTGA
- a CDS encoding respiratory chain complex I subunit 1 family protein yields MESYISLAVAMLSAPLFPGIIGKVKAFFAGKQGPPLLIKYYTLSKLLKKGSVYSTSTSFIFKMGPTVSFTSALIVLLFFPFAGAAPLFSFHGDVIVLFYIMGIGRFFTVLAALDTASPFAGMGAAREVFFSTLAEITLFAVLILFYRLNGSLSFAEYFTGDNPLSLFAVSGALMVFVIVSLFMVLLTENSRVPVDDPQTHLELTMIHEAMILDHSGPDLALIELGAFYKLFFYSAFITHVIYPFSGGAGIVNALVFYTIMALLYVSIGVTESITARFKMDGVPKFILTSFALAFFAAILTMGVFQ; encoded by the coding sequence ATGGAATCATATATATCACTAGCCGTAGCCATGCTGTCAGCACCCCTTTTTCCGGGTATAATCGGCAAGGTAAAGGCATTTTTTGCAGGTAAACAGGGGCCACCACTTTTAATTAAGTACTATACCCTGAGCAAACTCTTAAAAAAGGGCTCCGTATATAGCACCAGCACCAGTTTTATCTTTAAAATGGGGCCTACTGTCTCGTTTACATCGGCTCTTATTGTTCTCCTCTTTTTCCCCTTTGCCGGGGCAGCGCCTCTCTTCTCCTTCCATGGAGACGTGATTGTCCTCTTCTATATCATGGGAATAGGCCGATTCTTTACAGTGCTCGCAGCACTTGATACAGCGTCTCCTTTTGCAGGTATGGGCGCTGCCCGTGAGGTGTTTTTTTCAACCCTTGCTGAAATCACCCTCTTTGCCGTTCTCATCCTCTTTTATCGCCTCAATGGATCTTTGAGTTTTGCGGAATACTTTACGGGAGACAATCCTCTTTCTCTCTTTGCTGTTTCCGGGGCCCTGATGGTTTTCGTTATCGTTTCCCTGTTCATGGTACTTCTCACCGAAAACTCCAGAGTACCGGTTGATGACCCTCAAACTCATCTTGAACTGACCATGATTCATGAGGCCATGATCCTTGACCACAGTGGCCCTGATCTGGCCTTAATCGAGCTGGGAGCCTTTTATAAACTGTTCTTTTATTCCGCTTTTATCACCCATGTTATCTATCCATTCAGCGGGGGCGCCGGTATCGTCAACGCATTGGTCTTCTACACTATTATGGCTCTGCTCTATGTGAGCATTGGGGTAACCGAGTCCATTACTGCTCGCTTCAAGATGGATGGAGTACCGAAGTTCATCCTCACCTCCTTCGCCCTGGCATTCTTTGCTGCCATCTTAACCATGGGAGTCTTTCAATGA
- a CDS encoding MFS transporter — protein MNYKKFRKSDVFTISAAHMLHDTYSAFLAPLLPLLIEKLGMSLSTSALLEIARRIPTLFNPFFGLLAEKTEVKYFVIFTPAITAIAMSLIGLASSYTILFILLFVSGISSALFHVPSPVMVKEASGNRIGTGMSWFMVGGESARTIGPLLVTAAVSLWGLEGIYKLMPLGLVASFILYLKLKDFDFDRPVSKAKEKGDTRKLLKRYTPFFTVLASYLFFQAGMKSALTLYLPVYLISQGESLWHAGFSLSILQFFGVLGAFFAGNLSDRIGRKNTLVITSIGSALCMGLFIHFGSIYILAFLGLFLLSSGPVLMASVQDTNTHMPTFMNSIYMTISFSITSLVVFAVGLSGDNFGLETTYIICNVFAIGSIPFAFLLRKFL, from the coding sequence ATGAACTACAAAAAATTCAGAAAATCAGACGTATTTACTATTTCTGCTGCACATATGTTACATGACACATATTCAGCATTTTTAGCACCATTATTGCCCCTTTTGATCGAAAAGCTCGGCATGTCTTTATCAACAAGTGCTTTATTAGAGATTGCCAGAAGGATACCGACACTTTTTAATCCATTTTTTGGTCTGCTTGCTGAAAAAACAGAGGTAAAATATTTTGTCATTTTTACCCCGGCAATCACCGCAATAGCAATGAGCTTGATTGGCCTTGCCTCATCCTACACCATCCTTTTTATTCTGTTATTCGTGTCCGGCATAAGTTCGGCACTTTTCCATGTACCCTCTCCAGTGATGGTAAAAGAAGCCTCTGGAAACAGAATCGGTACAGGCATGAGCTGGTTTATGGTAGGCGGAGAATCAGCACGAACAATCGGTCCATTACTGGTAACAGCAGCTGTTTCTCTTTGGGGTTTGGAGGGTATCTATAAACTCATGCCTTTAGGGCTTGTCGCATCTTTTATCTTATATCTGAAACTTAAAGATTTCGATTTTGATCGACCAGTTAGCAAAGCAAAAGAGAAGGGGGATACACGAAAACTGCTCAAGAGATACACCCCGTTTTTTACGGTATTAGCATCTTATCTGTTCTTTCAGGCTGGGATGAAAAGTGCTTTAACCCTTTATCTGCCCGTCTATCTCATAAGCCAGGGGGAGAGTCTCTGGCACGCAGGTTTCTCTCTATCTATCCTCCAGTTTTTTGGTGTGTTGGGCGCTTTTTTTGCTGGAAATCTATCGGATCGAATAGGTCGAAAAAATACCCTGGTAATAACAAGTATAGGTTCAGCTCTCTGTATGGGGCTTTTTATCCACTTTGGTAGTATTTATATACTTGCCTTCTTGGGCTTGTTTCTTTTATCTTCTGGCCCGGTTCTTATGGCAAGTGTGCAGGATACCAATACCCATATGCCAACATTTATGAATAGCATATATATGACAATCAGCTTTAGTATCACCTCCCTGGTTGTCTTTGCTGTCGGCCTGTCAGGAGATAATTTTGGCCTGGAAACAACCTATATTATCTGCAACGTCTTCGCCATTGGCTCGATTCCCTTTGCCTTCCTGCTCAGGAAATTTCTTTAA
- a CDS encoding DUF169 domain-containing protein encodes MYEKPLDEKPLYRRNYQNMQETLMTELKLCHPPVAVKFFYAQIEVDYFKKWHDYHEPTQATPFCTLMDTAHLEKQIIYLEAKTLGCDDAKYRFNWQDATAQASNHPRQQLQHGVLGIAIAPLTVAQFVADTVHCYCTKAQADELIDQWTLASGAQPLEVNSNSASCADCVLVHNKNLAKISPACCSRHSASEDAHLNVILPGDHLKHVIEQLSERRISLGSSSLNRPGDGVFRFSVG; translated from the coding sequence ATGTATGAAAAGCCACTAGACGAGAAACCACTCTATAGACGCAACTATCAAAATATGCAGGAAACCCTGATGACAGAGCTCAAGCTCTGCCATCCTCCAGTTGCAGTAAAATTTTTCTACGCCCAGATTGAAGTTGATTACTTCAAAAAATGGCATGATTACCATGAGCCAACACAGGCAACACCCTTCTGCACCCTGATGGATACCGCCCACCTAGAAAAACAGATCATCTATTTAGAGGCAAAAACTCTTGGCTGTGATGATGCGAAGTATCGCTTCAACTGGCAGGATGCCACTGCTCAGGCAAGCAATCATCCGAGGCAACAACTGCAACATGGGGTTTTAGGTATTGCTATCGCCCCGCTCACGGTTGCTCAATTTGTAGCGGATACAGTTCACTGTTACTGCACCAAGGCCCAGGCCGATGAGCTTATTGACCAGTGGACATTGGCATCCGGCGCTCAGCCACTAGAGGTAAATAGCAACTCCGCCTCCTGTGCGGATTGTGTCCTGGTCCACAATAAAAACCTAGCCAAAATATCCCCGGCCTGCTGCTCCAGACACAGCGCATCTGAAGATGCTCACCTCAATGTCATCTTACCCGGCGACCACCTGAAACACGTCATCGAGCAACTCTCCGAGCGCAGGATAAGCCTAGGTAGCTCCTCTCTTAATCGACCTGGAGATGGTGTCTTTCGCTTCAGCGTGGGATGA
- a CDS encoding LysE family translocator — MSAESAVSFLCIIFVFAITPGPGVFALLARSLSSGIKPSIHLALGMALSDVCYLVFACLGLAVIAEQWAGLFMLIRIAGAFYLLYLGWKMWNASPAAMVKDSGSAPKAVRGLLQGFMISASNPKVIFFYIAFLPTILDLNSLTTFDIALASVITLLGLMLGLMTVAISASSARRFFTSTTAVKKLNRTSGGIMIGAGCYLGLHG, encoded by the coding sequence ATGTCAGCCGAGAGTGCAGTGTCATTTTTATGTATTATTTTTGTCTTTGCCATTACTCCCGGGCCGGGTGTCTTTGCCCTCTTGGCCAGGTCTCTCTCCTCTGGGATTAAGCCCTCTATTCATCTGGCCTTAGGTATGGCTCTCAGTGATGTCTGTTATCTGGTTTTTGCCTGTTTGGGGCTTGCCGTTATTGCAGAACAGTGGGCTGGCCTCTTTATGCTTATTCGTATTGCCGGTGCTTTTTATCTGCTCTATCTGGGTTGGAAGATGTGGAACGCCTCTCCCGCGGCCATGGTAAAAGACAGTGGTAGTGCGCCTAAGGCGGTTAGAGGTCTGCTTCAGGGCTTTATGATCTCAGCCTCAAATCCCAAGGTTATTTTCTTTTATATAGCATTTTTACCCACTATTCTGGATCTTAACAGTTTGACAACCTTTGATATAGCTTTGGCCTCGGTGATAACACTTCTGGGCCTTATGCTGGGGCTGATGACGGTTGCCATCTCTGCCTCCTCGGCCAGACGATTTTTTACCTCGACCACGGCGGTTAAAAAGCTGAACCGTACCTCCGGTGGAATTATGATAGGGGCAGGCTGCTACCTCGGTCTTCATGGCTAA
- a CDS encoding peptidoglycan-binding domain-containing protein, whose protein sequence is MEIKTKSFFTGGLMVMCALTLSACATTPKTDNTMTQKMAAIEEQEQSLTAQQQMLTQKEQELAMAQKKQKMMGTSDLFPPNAKSGECYARIFIPSKYTFETETVLTHDPKEKIKIIPARYETVEETVLAKEASTKLIVEPAQYKWIEETKMVSPAKTMLVAVPAVYKTITEKVLVRAAHTEWKKGTGPIQKVNETTGEIMCLVTEPAVYKTISKQVLKTEATTREVIQPAVTKIIKKRVLVTPPVTKEIVIPAEYGKVNVTRMVSSATSEKVTQPAVYETVQRRVMTNAGHLEWTQILCATNMTQVKISQVQRALLKAGYNPGSIDGVIGSQTMKAVNKFQAAKKLSVTKYLTIETLQALSVGM, encoded by the coding sequence ATGGAAATCAAGACGAAATCATTTTTCACGGGCGGGCTTATGGTGATGTGTGCGTTGACCTTGTCGGCATGCGCCACGACCCCGAAAACAGACAACACCATGACACAAAAAATGGCAGCGATTGAAGAACAGGAACAGTCACTTACAGCACAGCAGCAGATGTTGACCCAGAAGGAACAGGAACTGGCCATGGCCCAGAAAAAACAAAAAATGATGGGAACCTCAGACCTGTTTCCTCCCAACGCAAAATCCGGGGAATGCTATGCTCGGATTTTCATCCCCAGTAAATATACTTTTGAAACCGAAACGGTTCTAACTCATGACCCTAAGGAAAAAATTAAAATTATTCCGGCCCGTTACGAAACCGTTGAAGAGACGGTACTGGCAAAGGAAGCCAGCACGAAACTGATCGTAGAACCGGCTCAGTATAAATGGATCGAAGAGACCAAGATGGTTTCTCCAGCCAAAACAATGCTAGTCGCTGTTCCTGCGGTTTACAAAACAATAACTGAAAAGGTTCTGGTACGAGCAGCCCACACAGAATGGAAAAAGGGGACAGGACCGATCCAGAAGGTAAACGAAACTACAGGTGAAATCATGTGCCTGGTTACCGAACCTGCTGTTTACAAAACCATTAGCAAACAGGTATTAAAAACCGAGGCAACCACCCGTGAAGTCATCCAGCCGGCCGTAACAAAAATTATCAAAAAACGAGTCCTGGTTACACCTCCTGTAACTAAGGAAATCGTTATTCCGGCTGAATACGGCAAGGTAAACGTCACCCGAATGGTCTCTTCAGCCACGTCTGAAAAAGTCACCCAGCCTGCTGTTTATGAAACCGTTCAACGACGGGTAATGACCAATGCCGGTCATTTAGAATGGACGCAGATCCTTTGTGCGACCAATATGACTCAGGTAAAGATCAGCCAAGTTCAACGGGCCCTGCTTAAAGCCGGTTATAATCCAGGTTCCATTGATGGCGTGATCGGAAGTCAAACCATGAAAGCTGTCAATAAATTTCAGGCAGCTAAAAAACTTTCCGTAACCAAGTATTTGACCATTGAAACACTTCAGGCCTTATCTGTCGGCATGTAA
- a CDS encoding rhodanese-like domain-containing protein encodes MKQLDDVYRSCTLEYFESGKYRIMMPEFLALKKEDKAMMLDLRSKEEAELVSLSFAHNIPIAELPDRLAELPRDKVIVTFCASSVRAVMAFVYLQAAGFKNVKILTDKLQDLTANFMPPFVAKNYDILKK; translated from the coding sequence ATGAAGCAGTTAGATGATGTTTATCGTTCTTGTACACTGGAATATTTTGAAAGTGGAAAATATCGCATCATGATGCCAGAATTTCTTGCCCTCAAGAAAGAGGACAAAGCCATGATGTTGGATCTGCGTTCCAAAGAAGAAGCTGAGCTGGTGAGCCTGTCCTTCGCGCATAACATTCCCATTGCAGAGCTACCCGACCGTTTGGCTGAATTACCCCGGGACAAGGTCATCGTTACCTTCTGTGCCAGCAGCGTTCGTGCTGTGATGGCATTTGTCTATTTACAGGCTGCTGGCTTTAAAAATGTAAAAATTTTAACTGATAAATTGCAGGATTTGACCGCAAACTTCATGCCTCCGTTTGTTGCCAAGAATTACGATATCCTGAAGAAGTAA